The Geothrix sp. DNA segment GCCAGCAGCTTCTTCACCAGCGGGTACGCCACGCCTGGCTTGGCGGGCACGTCCAGGCGCGACAGCTGGAGGTCCATGTAGGCCCGGTCATCGGTCTCTTCGAAGACCCGGTTCTCCTCCTCGAAGTCGAAGAGGGCGCGGGAGGAGATGGCGACGACGAGCTTGCCTTCCAGGGTTTTGGCCATGGCCTCAGGGTACATTGGTCCCATGCCGCGCCTCTACTTCGATGCCAACGCCAGTGCGCCGCCCCACCCGGAGGCGGTGGAGGCGGTTCGGCGGGCCATGGCCGAGGACTGGGCCAATCCCACCAGCACACACCGGGAGGGGCAGCGGGCGCGGTTCCGCCTCGAGGAGGCCCGGCGGGAGCTCGCCGCCTCCCTGAGCGTGGCGCCGGGGGAGCTGGTCTTCTGCGCCAGTGCCACGGAGGCCCTGTTCCTGCTCATCCGCGGTCTGCAGCCGGCCCTGGGGGATCGCCCCGCGGCGGCCTTCCCAGGGGAGCACAGCGCCTGCCTGAACCCCCTGCGCGACTGGTCACGGCTGGCCTGGCTGCCGGAGCTTCCGCCGGACTGCGCCACCGTGGTGCAGATGGCGGCCAACAACGAGACGGGCCTCCTCTACGCCATGCCCGCCCTGCTCGACGCGGTGCGCATCAAGGACTGCTGTCAGGCCTGGGGCAAGGTGCCGGTGGAGCTCTCCGACTGCGACGCCGCCGTGTTCAGCGGCCACAAGATGGGTGGTCCCCGGGGCGCCGCCCTGCTCTGGCTGCGGCCCGGCCTGCCCTGGGAAATCGTGATGGAGGGGCCGCAGGAGCGCCGGAGGCGCGGCGGCACCGAGGACCTGCCGGCCATCCTGGGCCTGGCGGCGGCCGCGCGGCACTTGACGGAGCGTCAAGAGATGAACGCGGCGCTGGCGCCGTTGCGGGATGCCTTCGAGACGGAGGTCACATCCCGGGGCGGTGACATCGCGGTCATCGGCCAGGGGTCGCCGCGCCTGCCGAACACCAGCTGCATCCTGTTCAAGGGCAGGAATGGCGAGGCTCTGCACGCCTCCCTGGACCTGGCGGGATTCGCCGTGAGCACCGGCAGCGCCTGCCACAGCGGGTCGGTGAAACCCAGTCATGCAATTACTACCTTGGGGTATAGTTTGGATGATGCGCGTTCGGTCCTTCGTTTCTCGATGCTTCCGGATGCGCAGCCCAGCGAGGTGGAGGCCCTGGCGGCGGCCATCAAGCGGTTGACATGAAGCCCGGTGGCGTCGACCCCGATGCGGAGCAGGCATGATCGAGCAGGTCCTCTTCTTCTTCGCGCACAACCCCCTCCTGATGCTGTTCGCGGTGGTGGCGCTGGGCTATCCCATCAGCAAGCTCCGCATCGCTGGCGCCTCCTTCGGCATCGCCAGCATCCTCTTCGCGGGCATCGCCCTGGGTGCCCTGGTGATGGCACCGGGCCTGGATCCGGGCCTCAAGAAGGACATCTCCAAAGAGATGAAGCTGGTCTACGAGCTGGGCCTGGCGGTGTTCGTGTACGCCATGGGGCTGTCCATCTCCCACAGCTTCTGGGCGGCCTTCAGCCGCGAGGGCATGAAGAAGAACGCCGTGGTGCTGCTGGTGATGCTGACCTCCACGGCCTTCGTGGTGGTACTGGCCAAGGCCATGGGCTTCAATTCCCGCTACGCCGCCGGCCTGCTCACGGGCAGCTTCACGAACATGCCGGCCCTGGCCGGCGTCATCGAGCGGGTGAAGACCATGACGGGCGTGGGCCCGGTGGAGCTGGCCCAGCCCACGGTGGCCTCCGCCATCGCCTATCCCATCGGCGTGCTGGTCCCCATGCTGATCATCCTCGTCAGCGCGAAGGTCTTCCGGGTGAACCTGCGGGAGGAGGCCGATGGCCTCAAGGACTATCAGACCGGCCACCAGAAACTGGAGGTCTGGACCCTGCGGGTGACCCAGCCGGATGCGGTGGCCATGACCAAGCGGGACATCCGCGCGCCCCAGGGCCTGCACGTGGTCTTCGGCCGCGTGCTGCGCAAGGCGGAATTGCTGATCCCGGGACCGGATTTCCGCCTCCAGCTGGAGGACCTCGTCACGGTGGTGGGCTCCCCTGAGGACCTGGCCAAGGTCGAATCGCTCATCGGCCAGCGGAGCCACGTGGAGCTGGACCGCGATCAGAGTGCCCTCGACGCCACGCGGGTCTTCGTGTCCAGCCGGGACGTGGTGGGGGTTCCCCTGGGCAGGCTCGACCTCATCAACAAGCACGCGGCCATCATCACCCGGGTGCGTCGGGGGGACCTCTGGTTCGTTCCCGATGGCGACACGGTGCTGGAACTCGGCGATCGCGTGCGCGTCACCACGCGGCGGGACAACATCGAGGCCATCGAGGAGTTCTTCGGCGACAGCTACCGCGACCTCAGCGAAGTGAGCTTCCTCACCTTCGCCATGGGGCTCGCCGCGGGCCTGGCCCTGGGCCAGCTGCCCATCCCGCTGAGCCACGGCATCATCTTCAAGCTGGGCTTCGCGGGCGGGCCCCTGGCCGTGGCGCTGATCCTGGGCCGCTTCCACCGCATCGGCCCTCTGGTCTGGAACTTCCCCTACAGCGCCAACCACACCATCCGCCAGTTCGGGCTGGTGCTGTTCGCGGCGGGCATCGGCGTCATCTCGGGCGAGGGCTTCCGGGCCATCGTCTCCCAGAACGTCTCGGTGCTGCCGCTCTTCCTGGGCGCGGCCTTCCTCGTCTGCTTCGTGGCGGATTCCCTCACCATGCTGCTGGGGCACAAGCTCTTCGGCATCCCCCTGAACATCATGTTCGGCATCCTGGCCGGCACCCACACCCAGCCCGTGGTGCTGGGCTACGCGAACCACCACACGGGCAACGACCTGCCCAACGTGGGCTTCGCCACCGTCTATCCCCTGGCCACCATCCTCAAGATCGTCCTGGCCCAGGTGCTGCTGGCCATCATCCGGTAGCGGCTAAATCGCCCGCCCTGCTTCCCGTAGCCCACCTCATGGTCGGGAGGCGCCATGGGCGGCTGGAGAACCTGGGGACTGACTCTGATCTGCCTGGCGGGGCTGGCCAGGGAGCTTCCACCGTCCCTGCGGGTGCCCTTCCTGGCTCAGGCGCCGAAGATCGACGGTGCGCTGGATGCGGAGCTGGCGGATCTGCCGGCCTTCCTCCTCCAGGCTCCTGATGCGAACGGCGAGGTCCGGGCCCGGGTGGCCTATGGGGCCGATTTCCTTTACGTGCAGGTGGAGGCCGCGCAGGACTCGGTGCGCTGCCGGGACCGGGCCTACCAGAACGGGGACGGCCTGCTGCTGGCGGTGGCCACGGCATTGCCTGGCGGCGATCCTGCCGATGAGTTCCGGGTGCTGGGCTTCTCGCCCCAGCTCGAAGGCCAGCGCACCTGGCAGTACGCCTTCACCTGGTACCGGGACCGCGCCCTGGAGATGGCGCCTCTGCCGGGCGCCCGCTTCGCCTGGAGCAGCGGCGGGGGTCGGGTCTCCTTCGAGCTCCTCGTGCCCTGGTCCTCAATTCCGCCGTACCACCCCTGGTTGCGGGGGCCGGGCTCCATTGGGCTGAACCTCGCCTATGTGCAGGCGGAGGCTGGGTCCGGCAAGACCCGCCATGCCCTCGTGGAGGATCCGCGCCTGGGCTCCGAGAACAGCCCGCGGCGCTACCTTCCGCTGAGCTTCGAGGCTCCTGGTGCGAAGGCTGGCCTGGCCTGGGCCGCGGAGCCCCTGCGGGCGAACCTGCGCGGGGGGGAATCCCTCGGCCTGCGGGTGGCCGCCGTGGGATCGGCCGGGGCGGGCCTGCCGCTGTCGGTGCGGATCCTCAACGGGGAGGGTGAGGTCCTGGTCCGCAGGCGGGTGGAGACCCCCGCGGGTCCAGCCCCGTACCCCACGGAGTTGGACCTGGCCCTGCGCCTGCCCGTGGGTGGCTATCAGCTCGAAGTGGAGGGGCCCGGCTCCACCGTCCTCCGGCGGGGGGTCACGGTGCTTCCCGGCGTGGATGGCCCGGCGTGTAGATCCATGCTGGAGGTCGCCAAGACCCTGGCCCAGG contains these protein-coding regions:
- a CDS encoding cysteine desulfurase family protein encodes the protein MPRLYFDANASAPPHPEAVEAVRRAMAEDWANPTSTHREGQRARFRLEEARRELAASLSVAPGELVFCASATEALFLLIRGLQPALGDRPAAAFPGEHSACLNPLRDWSRLAWLPELPPDCATVVQMAANNETGLLYAMPALLDAVRIKDCCQAWGKVPVELSDCDAAVFSGHKMGGPRGAALLWLRPGLPWEIVMEGPQERRRRGGTEDLPAILGLAAAARHLTERQEMNAALAPLRDAFETEVTSRGGDIAVIGQGSPRLPNTSCILFKGRNGEALHASLDLAGFAVSTGSACHSGSVKPSHAITTLGYSLDDARSVLRFSMLPDAQPSEVEALAAAIKRLT
- a CDS encoding aspartate:alanine exchanger family transporter, giving the protein MIEQVLFFFAHNPLLMLFAVVALGYPISKLRIAGASFGIASILFAGIALGALVMAPGLDPGLKKDISKEMKLVYELGLAVFVYAMGLSISHSFWAAFSREGMKKNAVVLLVMLTSTAFVVVLAKAMGFNSRYAAGLLTGSFTNMPALAGVIERVKTMTGVGPVELAQPTVASAIAYPIGVLVPMLIILVSAKVFRVNLREEADGLKDYQTGHQKLEVWTLRVTQPDAVAMTKRDIRAPQGLHVVFGRVLRKAELLIPGPDFRLQLEDLVTVVGSPEDLAKVESLIGQRSHVELDRDQSALDATRVFVSSRDVVGVPLGRLDLINKHAAIITRVRRGDLWFVPDGDTVLELGDRVRVTTRRDNIEAIEEFFGDSYRDLSEVSFLTFAMGLAAGLALGQLPIPLSHGIIFKLGFAGGPLAVALILGRFHRIGPLVWNFPYSANHTIRQFGLVLFAAGIGVISGEGFRAIVSQNVSVLPLFLGAAFLVCFVADSLTMLLGHKLFGIPLNIMFGILAGTHTQPVVLGYANHHTGNDLPNVGFATVYPLATILKIVLAQVLLAIIR
- a CDS encoding prolyl oligopeptidase family serine peptidase; this translates as MGGWRTWGLTLICLAGLARELPPSLRVPFLAQAPKIDGALDAELADLPAFLLQAPDANGEVRARVAYGADFLYVQVEAAQDSVRCRDRAYQNGDGLLLAVATALPGGDPADEFRVLGFSPQLEGQRTWQYAFTWYRDRALEMAPLPGARFAWSSGGGRVSFELLVPWSSIPPYHPWLRGPGSIGLNLAYVQAEAGSGKTRHALVEDPRLGSENSPRRYLPLSFEAPGAKAGLAWAAEPLRANLRGGESLGLRVAAVGSAGAGLPLSVRILNGEGEVLVRRRVETPAGPAPYPTELDLALRLPVGGYQLEVEGPGSTVLRRGVTVLPGVDGPACRSMLEVAKTLAQGSRSTLAFRLAEAEAALAGLKPHETAGRLRASLEELDRDLRAAASGQDPVASRTGIQRRAYRSALDGTLQPYTVRIPQGLKPGLRVPLLVYLHGSGDDDRGMLDRSRAPEGWIQLAPRGRGTSNCYSADLAQDDLREAVADVLAHYPVDPERVFLAGFSMGGYGVYRTALAQPGRFRGLAVLAGQPDLGPQWLGGGHPDALDPANLARLKGETFFIVHGMEDRNCPYAKTVQMVEGLKAAGAKVTFLAEPGRGHDGPSAVGEARYLDWLRELAN